The Gemmatimonadales bacterium genome window below encodes:
- a CDS encoding HU family DNA-binding protein: MTKADLVEQVTASIARTAGPMISKKDCARVVDAFLDAVKVALKDQHNIEVRGFGTFKIRRRKTRMARNPRTGEPVEVAARPVPVFKPSKELRSLVAEEGDVVSSGGPADVN, from the coding sequence ATGACCAAGGCCGACCTCGTTGAGCAGGTAACCGCGTCGATCGCCCGCACTGCCGGGCCGATGATCTCCAAGAAAGACTGCGCGCGGGTAGTCGACGCGTTCCTCGACGCCGTGAAGGTGGCGCTCAAGGACCAGCATAACATTGAGGTGCGCGGGTTTGGCACTTTCAAGATCCGCCGTCGCAAGACGCGGATGGCTCGCAACCCGCGCACCGGCGAGCCGGTGGAAGTGGCGGCGCGTCCGGTGCCTGTCTTCAAGCCCAGCAAGGAGTTGCGGTCGCTGGTGGCCGAGGAAGGCGATGTGGTCTCCTCCGGAGGCCCGGCCGACGTCAATTGA
- the secG gene encoding preprotein translocase subunit SecG, with translation MFGLILTLLILDALLLSVVVLLQAGQGGGLAAMGGGGGTESFVGGRQAVTILTRSTWWLGGIFLVLSLVLSVMSAGRSTASSDVERLLAQPEQQAPVTSSPLPLGGTEPAPAAETPAAPQPQPQP, from the coding sequence ATGTTCGGTCTCATTCTGACGCTATTGATTCTTGATGCGCTGCTGCTCTCTGTCGTCGTGCTGCTCCAGGCGGGGCAGGGCGGCGGCTTGGCGGCCATGGGCGGCGGCGGCGGCACCGAGAGCTTTGTCGGTGGTCGGCAGGCGGTCACCATCCTGACGCGGTCCACCTGGTGGCTCGGCGGCATCTTCCTGGTCCTCTCGCTGGTCCTGTCGGTGATGTCAGCCGGCCGGTCGACGGCCTCTTCGGATGTCGAGCGGTTGCTTGCCCAGCCGGAGCAGCAGGCGCCTGTCACCAGCTCTCCGCTGCCTCTTGGCGGTACGGAGCCGGCCCCGGCGGCCGAGACGCCCGCGGCGCCGCAGCCGCAGCCGCAGCCATAA
- the carA gene encoding glutamine-hydrolyzing carbamoyl-phosphate synthase small subunit, protein MTGRPAFVLLEDGTCFKGFVAAPISPAFGEVVFTTNLTGYQETFTDPSYLGQIVVMTAPMIGNYGVNSEDMESTRPQVSGVVVRELARQHSNWRATESLDGWLGRYQIPVLTGVDTRRLTRHIRSKGAMRGVIAEGEAPSDAIRQNLLDSPSMEGLDLASRATVDKPYEQGSSGPHVVAFDFGMKRNIVDMLEASGCRVTVVPATTSAAEVLKMSPDGVFLSNGPGDPAAVTYAFPVIRSLAESGIPMFGICLGHQLLGLAFGGSTVKMPYGHRGGNHPVKDLADGRVLITTQNHGFAVAGGQDGVPGAPDLEVTHLNLNDGTVEGLRHKTLPVFGVQYHPEAAPGPHDAYPHFAQFVRSMAPQPAR, encoded by the coding sequence ATGACCGGCCGCCCCGCCTTTGTATTGCTCGAAGATGGAACCTGCTTCAAGGGGTTCGTCGCGGCCCCCATTTCCCCGGCCTTTGGTGAGGTGGTGTTCACGACCAACCTGACCGGCTACCAGGAAACCTTTACCGATCCCAGTTATCTCGGGCAGATCGTGGTCATGACTGCCCCCATGATCGGCAACTACGGGGTCAACAGCGAGGACATGGAATCCACCCGGCCCCAGGTTTCGGGTGTCGTGGTTCGCGAACTCGCTCGGCAGCACTCCAATTGGCGGGCCACCGAATCACTCGATGGGTGGCTCGGCCGGTATCAGATCCCGGTGCTGACCGGCGTGGACACCCGCCGACTGACCCGGCATATCCGCTCCAAGGGCGCCATGCGCGGGGTGATCGCCGAGGGGGAGGCACCGTCGGACGCGATACGCCAGAACCTCCTCGACTCCCCCAGCATGGAGGGTCTGGACCTGGCGTCCCGGGCCACGGTGGACAAGCCATACGAACAGGGCTCCTCCGGTCCCCATGTGGTTGCGTTCGATTTTGGGATGAAGCGGAACATCGTCGACATGCTCGAGGCGTCCGGGTGCCGGGTGACTGTCGTTCCGGCCACGACGAGCGCCGCCGAGGTCCTGAAGATGTCCCCCGACGGGGTCTTCCTCTCGAACGGGCCCGGCGACCCTGCCGCCGTCACCTATGCCTTTCCCGTGATCCGCTCGCTCGCCGAGAGTGGGATCCCGATGTTCGGTATCTGCTTGGGGCATCAGCTCTTGGGGTTGGCCTTCGGCGGGAGCACGGTGAAGATGCCGTACGGTCATCGTGGCGGCAATCATCCCGTCAAGGACCTTGCCGATGGTCGCGTCCTCATCACCACCCAGAACCACGGTTTTGCCGTGGCGGGAGGGCAAGACGGAGTGCCGGGAGCCCCCGATTTGGAGGTCACGCACCTTAACCTCAATGATGGCACCGTAGAAGGACTCCGCCACAAGACGCTGCCCGTATTCGGCGTTCAGTACCATCCGGAGGCCGCTCCAGGCCCCCATGATGCCTACCCGCACTTTGCCCAGTTTGTCAGGTCCATGGCCCCCCAGCCGGCCCGCTGA
- a CDS encoding MoaD/ThiS family protein, producing MTSSTASGRLTVAIRLFAAYAEAVGRTSVEISLPSGATVGDLLTEFRRQVPAAVALPDRPLCAVNLVHVLTSQRLHDGDEVAILPPLAGG from the coding sequence ATGACCTCCAGCACCGCCTCAGGTCGCCTCACCGTCGCCATCCGGTTGTTCGCCGCTTATGCCGAGGCCGTCGGCCGGACGAGTGTGGAAATCTCCCTCCCGTCCGGTGCCACGGTTGGCGACCTCCTCACCGAATTTCGCCGACAGGTCCCCGCGGCTGTCGCTCTTCCCGACCGTCCCCTCTGCGCCGTCAACCTCGTGCATGTCCTGACCAGCCAGCGACTTCACGATGGCGACGAAGTCGCGATCCTTCCGCCGCTGGCAGGCGGGTGA
- a CDS encoding molybdenum cofactor biosynthesis protein MoaE, producing the protein MATKSRSFRRWQAGEMAYLSNDPLDVARAMAEVQAPERGGVATFLGVVRSQHQGRTVVRLDYSAYHEMAEAECGRVVAEAESRWPVKVALQHRLGTLEVGDVAVVVAVGGGHREETFAACRHVIEELKRRVPIWKREHFADGEVGWVGAGGAEGGNP; encoded by the coding sequence ATGGCGACGAAGTCGCGATCCTTCCGCCGCTGGCAGGCGGGTGAGATGGCGTACCTGTCGAACGACCCACTCGATGTGGCCCGGGCCATGGCCGAGGTCCAGGCGCCCGAGCGGGGAGGCGTCGCCACCTTCCTCGGCGTTGTCCGCTCACAGCATCAGGGACGCACGGTGGTTCGACTCGACTACTCCGCATATCACGAGATGGCCGAAGCGGAGTGCGGCCGGGTGGTGGCGGAGGCGGAGAGCCGCTGGCCGGTCAAGGTCGCGCTCCAGCATCGACTTGGCACGCTTGAGGTCGGCGATGTTGCCGTCGTCGTGGCGGTTGGTGGGGGGCATCGGGAGGAGACGTTTGCCGCCTGTCGGCATGTCATCGAGGAGTTGAAGCGCCGCGTACCGATCTGGAAGCGGGAACACTTTGCCGATGGCGAAGTGGGCTGGGTCGGCGCCGGTGGGGCCGAAGGGGGGAACCCGTGA